A genomic region of Metopolophium dirhodum isolate CAU chromosome 1, ASM1992520v1, whole genome shotgun sequence contains the following coding sequences:
- the LOC132937367 gene encoding zinc finger MYM-type protein 5-like, giving the protein MSKNVIIFEIEYEQDRSNEINDFNNSSSNDEECSSNIPNILPNDPKNIDEFFDVITRSKNFNDIAYWPEQLTSTDKDYLITTGPKMSIDYMKNFNFSKNNNNRSFSYSLFFRTIRNREKYLRKWIFNPTSRSNLSKDGLKDWKHVNEYLKTHENSPHHIKCASMWLETNIRLKENKSIDAGLQKQIVAEREHWKKVLERLIEITIFLGKNNLAFRDSCPWALGFPIFMEYLKAGFSS; this is encoded by the exons ATGTCCAAAAATGTCATCATTTTTGAAATCGAATATGAAC AAGACCGTTCTAatgaaataaatgattttaataatagttctaGTAATGACGAAGAATGTAGTAGTAATATTCCTAATATACTCCCGAATGATCCAAAAAATATCGATGAATTTTTTGACGTAATAACTAGATCAAAAAATTTCAATGATATAGCATATTGGCCTGAACAATTAACATCTACTGATAAAGATTATTTGATAACAACAGGACCCAAAATGTCTATtgattatatgaaaaattttaatttttctaaaaacaataataaccgTAGTTTTTCATATTCGTTATTTTTTCGAACTATAAGGAacagagaaaaatatttaagaaaatggATATTTAATCCTACGAGTCGATCTAATTTATCCAAAGATGGGTTAAAAGACTGGAAACATGTAAACGAGTATTTAAAAACGCACGAGAATTCACCTCATCATATCAAATGTGCTAGTATGTGGTTGGAAACTAATATAAGGCTTAAAGAAAACAAATCAATCGACGCAGGCttacaaaaacaaatagttGCTGAAAGAGAACATTGGAAAAAAGTTTTAGAACGATTAattgaaataacaatttttcttgGGAAAAATAATTTAGCATTTCGAGATAGCTGTCCATGGGCGCTGGGTTTTCCAATTTTCATGGAGTACCTAAAAGCCGGGTTTTCGTCATAG